In one window of Procambarus clarkii isolate CNS0578487 chromosome 63, FALCON_Pclarkii_2.0, whole genome shotgun sequence DNA:
- the LOC138354533 gene encoding uncharacterized PPE family protein PPE24-like, whose protein sequence is MTPVTMAPVTIGPVNIAPLTMAPVTIGPVTMAPVTIATVTMAPVTIGPVTIAPVTIAPVNIGPVTIAPVTIAPVTIAPVNIGPVTIGPVTIAPVTIGPVTIAPVTIGPVTIGPVTMAPVTLEEEEEANQAT, encoded by the coding sequence atgacaccagtaactaTGGCACCAGTTACAATTGGACCAGTAAATATTGCACCATTAACTATGGCACCAGTAACTATTGGACCAGTAACTATGGCACCAGTAACTATTGCAACAGTAACTATGGCACCAGTAACTATTGGACCAGTAACTATTGCACCAGTAACTATTGCACCAGTAAATATTGGACCAGTAACTATTGCACCAGTAACTATTGCACCAGTAACTATTGCACCAGTAAATATTGGACCAGTAACTATTGGACCAGTAACTATTGCACCAGTAACTATTGGACCAGTAACTATTGCACCAGTAACTATTGGACCAGTAACTATTGGACCAGTAACTATGGCGCCAGTAactttggaggaggaggaggaggctaacCAAGCAACTTGA